The DNA window GCGCTTTTATCTTCTGAATCATCTACTTTTGGTTATGTTGGTCCTCCACAAACCAAGTCTATCTGCTTAAGCTTaacttaaagggaaaaaaaaggctgtctTCTATACCCAGCATGGGTTCAAGACCAGCAACACCTGCATTACCCCATCTGTGTGCACAAGACGCAGTAGTTGAGGCTGGAAGCCACCCTCCAGGTCACCTTGTgccacccctgcccaagcagggtcACCACGaccacctccagggacggggactcCGCAGCCTCCCTGGTCGCTCCTCCAGCGAGCGACCACTTTCACAACCGGGGAAAATGTTTCCTTACGTTCGGGTGGAATTTCCTGTGTTTATGCTTGCGCTCGGTCTGTGTCCTGTCCGATCTGCGGGCACCGCTGGGATGAGCCTGGTTATTTCTCCTCTGTTCCAGGTATCTAAATGCTAAAAAACCCCAACCTCTGCTTGTTCAGGCTACACAACCCCAGCGCTTGGGCTCTCCTCCTGCCATCCCTCACCCACCGTGGGGGACCTAGCCTGAAAAACCCTCATTCCTGCCACAGTATTTCACTTATTCTACAGCAGAGCGGTGGAAATCGCAGGGAAATTCGTAACTTTGAGGACCGGGGAGGCATTTTGAGGACCGCAGCTCCTCGGAAGATGCGTAAGCCTCATCTTTTAGCTAAGACCAGCCTTTAGCGAGCTTCTTAATCACCGAGCAGCCCCGCGAAAAGCCTGGGGGTGGGCAGCGGGAGCCCAGGGGCCCCGGGAGGCACCTGCCGGCCCTACCTGAAGACGCGGAGCAGGAGGCAGGCGATGAGGGCGGCGGTGAGGCCGCAGGCCCCGATGACGGCGGCTTTCAGCGCCGAGAGGTCTCGGAGCAGCGCGGGCAcggggctgagcagggcccCGCTGTGGTTACCGGCGGCAAcgggggggggctcggcgggcACACGGCTGCCGTTCACCGGCCCTGccgcttctgctgctgctgctgctggaggctccTGGCTGCCTCGGGAGGCcggaggcaggagcaggaggaggagagggagggaggccgagagcagcagcggcagccccggggagcgcATCCCGCCCGGCTCCGACCGCCACAGCGCCGAGCCCCGGAAGGTTtcggcggccccggccccggtcccggccctGCCTCCCCGAGAGGCGCCGCCTCCAGTGCGGGGAGGCGCCGGGTCCTGCCCGGCCTCCCCCGGCCTCAGGTGGCCGCAGCCTCCCGTTGCCGGCCTGCCCCGGCTGCTTCTGTTCCCCACATCCTCCCCCGGctgcccgtgtccccccccaaaCCCACGCGAGGAGCCCGCACACGTtgtgtccccccaccccaaccgCAGGGGGTcctgtgcaggaggagggcgTCCAAAGCACCCCCTGCCCAAGTGTGTGCGGTTGGAGGCAGCTGTAGGTGGGGATCCCCTGCTTCCAGGGTTTGGGGTGGCTGTAGGAGGGGCTCTGACCCCTTTGGTGGTGCTGGGTTGGGCTGTGGGGCCCGTGGGCATCCAGCGGTGCTCTGGGCAGAACGGTCAGCCCCGCAGTAGCCCACTTGCCTCGCTTTTCAGTCACCACAGTTGTGGGTGAAcacaccattttttccccagtatcgCCTTCCTAAGCTGCCCTAAATTGACAGCTCTCTTTTATGCTCCAAACTGAACAAGTCGCAAGCAAGGACTCATATGGGCTTTTCTCTCTTAATGtagggaaaagcagcaggaagtgGAAAGGAGGGACGCTGAGAAGAAAGGCTGACAGCCTTCCTCCCGCAGCTGTGGAGGGGAGGATGAGGCAGGAACGGGAAGGATAAAAGCAATGACCGCCAGCTGGGAGCTAAGCAGAAGGGCTGAGTTTTGTGAGCAGTGTTACACTGACTGATGGACATCGCTCCTAGCCTGGCATGCTTTGTGTAAGTCAAACTGCTCCTGCGCCCAGTTCTTTAAAGGGTACCAGGTGTGCTTGCCAGCCGGTAAGGATCTATCTGGTTAAAGTGTGTGCTAATCTATGCTGACTGCTTTATAAATACAGACTTGGGTCTTGTTACTTGTCCAGCAAGGAGGTCGCAGTGTTCATGTTTCCTCAGCAGTCACTGTAGTTGTTGACTTAAGCCAGCAGCGGAGA is part of the Cygnus atratus isolate AKBS03 ecotype Queensland, Australia chromosome 11, CAtr_DNAZoo_HiC_assembly, whole genome shotgun sequence genome and encodes:
- the FAM174B gene encoding membrane protein FAM174B isoform X1 — protein: MRSPGLPLLLSASLPLLLLLLPPASRGSQEPPAAAAAEAAGPVNGSRVPAEPPPVAAGNHSGALLSPVPALLRDLSALKAAVIGACGLTAALIACLLLRVFRSGKRIKKTRKYDIITTPAERVEMAPLNEEDDEDEDSTVFDVKYRLPAELHGQRTSALLACG
- the FAM174B gene encoding membrane protein FAM174B isoform X2 codes for the protein MRSPGLPLLLSASLPLLLLLLPPASRGSQEPPAAAAAEAAGPVNGSRVPAEPPPVAAGNHSGALLSPVPALLRDLSALKAAVIGACGLTAALIACLLLRVFRSGKRIKKTRKYDIITTPAERVEMAPLNEEDDEDEDSTVFDVKYRK
- the FAM174B gene encoding membrane protein FAM174B isoform X3, yielding MRSPGLPLLLSASLPLLLLLLPPASRGSQEPPAAAAAEAAGPVNGSRVPAEPPPVAAGNHSGALLSPVPALLRDLSALKAAVIGACGLTAALIACLLLRVFRSGKRIKKTRKYDIITTPAERVEMAPLNEEDDEDEDSTVFDVKYR